One window from the genome of Fodinicurvata sediminis DSM 21159 encodes:
- the holA gene encoding DNA polymerase III subunit delta has translation MELKGDQFDKKMKAGPLNFRALLFYGPDRGLVEERANAAVRSVLGHIEDPFRLVELTPAQLKDEPARLNDEASSLSFSGGQRVIRLRGLGNDAGLLRDYLAELPGEALLVAEAGEIPRKSELVKLFEKGDDSVGAVACYRDEGASLGRFIDAFFQEQGQQLDKDARSYLAANLGGDRQLTRRELEKLSLYAGGKHSIDLEDARTSIGDSAALSLDDLSFAVAEGRLSELDRALNRSLDEGANPVAVLRTVSRHFQRLHLTSGLLANGEDIDSAMKKLRPPVFWKVADRFKAQVRAWPRGHLTRALERLMETEAACKKTGAADNLLCSDSLFAIARGAPMQRKQARSPQR, from the coding sequence ATGGAACTGAAGGGCGATCAGTTCGACAAGAAGATGAAGGCTGGCCCTCTCAATTTCCGGGCCCTGCTGTTCTATGGGCCGGATCGTGGACTTGTGGAAGAACGGGCGAATGCGGCTGTACGCTCGGTCCTGGGGCATATCGAGGATCCCTTCCGCCTTGTCGAACTCACACCGGCCCAATTGAAGGACGAGCCTGCACGCCTGAATGACGAGGCCTCATCCCTGTCCTTTTCCGGCGGCCAACGCGTCATTCGCCTGCGTGGACTGGGCAATGACGCCGGATTGCTGCGAGATTACCTGGCTGAGCTTCCCGGCGAAGCGCTGCTCGTTGCTGAAGCCGGTGAAATACCCCGAAAATCGGAATTGGTGAAGCTCTTCGAGAAGGGCGACGACTCCGTGGGTGCGGTTGCCTGTTACCGTGATGAAGGCGCCAGCCTGGGCCGCTTCATCGATGCCTTCTTCCAGGAACAGGGGCAGCAGCTGGACAAGGACGCGCGCAGCTATCTGGCGGCCAATCTGGGTGGCGATCGGCAACTGACGCGTCGCGAGCTCGAGAAGCTGTCCCTATACGCCGGGGGCAAGCACAGCATAGACCTGGAAGATGCGCGCACGAGCATCGGGGATTCCGCAGCCCTTTCACTGGATGATCTTTCTTTTGCCGTTGCCGAGGGACGCCTTTCCGAACTCGACCGCGCGCTGAATCGCAGCCTGGATGAAGGGGCCAATCCCGTGGCGGTCCTTCGGACGGTTTCGCGTCATTTTCAGCGACTCCACCTCACCTCGGGTCTTCTTGCAAACGGTGAGGACATCGACTCGGCCATGAAAAAGCTGCGGCCGCCGGTCTTCTGGAAAGTGGCCGATCGTTTCAAGGCTCAGGTCCGCGCCTGGCCAAGAGGTCACCTGACCCGCGCACTCGAACGCCTGATGGAGACCGAAGCGGCCTGCAAGAAGACAGGTGCGGCCGATAATCTGCTTTGCTCCGACAGCCTGTTTGCAATAGCGCGGGGCGCACCCATGCAACGCAAGCAGGCACGCTCACCTCAACGCTAG
- a CDS encoding FMN-binding negative transcriptional regulator yields MYRPPHFRVENREEIHQMMRATRLCNLVTSGPEGIHATALPLILDDREGELGTLYGHLSRANPQWTSEIQGDALAIFMGPSAYVTPAWYGAKQETGKVVPTWNYTAVHAYGTVEFFTDREAMLRIVSRLTELNESTRDLPWAVKDAPEDFVEAKLKGIVGLRLQITQLEGKAKMSQDKSSEDRQRIAEGLCESDDAENRAVSRLIPR; encoded by the coding sequence ATGTACAGACCCCCACATTTCCGTGTTGAGAATCGCGAAGAAATCCATCAGATGATGCGTGCGACACGCCTGTGCAATCTGGTGACCTCCGGCCCGGAAGGCATACATGCGACAGCCCTGCCCTTGATCCTTGACGATCGGGAGGGCGAACTGGGCACGCTCTACGGACACCTGTCTCGTGCCAACCCCCAATGGACCTCGGAGATCCAGGGCGACGCACTGGCCATCTTCATGGGCCCGAGCGCGTATGTGACACCGGCCTGGTATGGCGCCAAGCAGGAGACGGGCAAGGTGGTGCCCACATGGAACTACACGGCGGTTCACGCCTATGGGACCGTGGAATTCTTCACCGACCGTGAAGCCATGCTGCGGATCGTCTCGCGCTTGACGGAACTCAATGAATCCACGCGTGACTTGCCTTGGGCTGTCAAGGATGCACCAGAGGATTTCGTGGAGGCCAAGCTGAAGGGCATAGTCGGACTGCGCCTGCAGATCACGCAGCTTGAGGGCAAGGCGAAGATGAGCCAGGACAAGTCGTCTGAGGATCGCCAGCGGATCGCAGAGGGACTCTGCGAAAGCGATGACGCGGAAAACCGGGCTGTTTCAAGGTTGATCCCGCGTTAA
- a CDS encoding ABC transporter permease: MGLWTLYLKEVRRFLNVLTQTVVAPVVMSLLFLAVFTLALGRGSMSVAGIPYPVFLAPGLIIMQMLQNSFANTSSSLVIAKVQGNIVDVLMPPLSPGELVLGYVGGGMTRGLLVGFVAGLAVWPFVRYGIHDPLAIIYYAINASMMLSLLGILGGVWADKFDHIAAVTNFVIMPLSFLSGTFYSVERLPDNWVFVAHLNPFFYLIDGFRYGIIGHSDSPIWMGALIVAVVNVLLWTLTYRMMATGYKLKP; this comes from the coding sequence ATGGGGCTCTGGACGCTTTACCTGAAGGAAGTCCGGCGGTTCCTGAACGTCCTGACCCAGACGGTGGTCGCGCCCGTGGTCATGTCACTCCTGTTCCTGGCCGTCTTCACACTGGCGCTTGGCCGGGGTTCCATGTCGGTTGCAGGCATTCCCTATCCGGTCTTCCTGGCGCCCGGCCTGATCATCATGCAGATGCTGCAGAATTCCTTCGCAAACACCTCGTCCTCCCTGGTGATCGCAAAGGTTCAAGGCAATATCGTCGATGTTCTCATGCCGCCCCTTTCACCAGGCGAATTGGTCCTGGGCTATGTGGGCGGCGGCATGACGCGCGGACTGCTGGTGGGATTCGTGGCCGGCCTGGCCGTCTGGCCATTCGTGCGCTATGGCATCCACGATCCGCTTGCCATCATCTATTACGCCATCAACGCATCCATGATGCTCTCGCTTCTGGGGATTCTCGGCGGTGTCTGGGCCGACAAGTTCGATCACATCGCAGCCGTCACGAATTTCGTAATCATGCCCCTGTCCTTCCTGTCCGGGACCTTCTATTCGGTCGAGCGGCTGCCTGATAACTGGGTTTTTGTGGCCCACCTCAATCCCTTCTTCTATCTGATCGACGGCTTTCGCTATGGAATTATCGGTCACAGTGACAGTCCCATCTGGATGGGCGCCCTGATCGTGGCCGTGGTCAATGTTCTGCTCTGGACCCTGACCTATCGGATGATGGCCACGGGCTACAAGCTAAAGCCTTAG
- a CDS encoding aspartate aminotransferase family protein: MSDALMNTYARADIAFERGEGPYLITREGDRYLDFASGIAVTSLGHAHPHLVKALQEQAAHFWHCSNLFRIPEGERLAERLVANSFADRVFFCNSGVEAFEAATKLVRKYFDDRNEPDRWQVITCNGAFHGRSLTAISAAGNEKYMAGFAPHVPGFTQVAFEDPDELRGAITDETAAILVEPIQGEGGIRAPQLDYLRALRKICDEAGLLLVFDEIQCGMGRTGTLFAYEQAGIAPDIMMLAKGLGGGFPIGALLATEEVSSSFGPGNHGTTFGGNPLAMACGNAVMDVMLEAGFLEQVQTVSHTLRGQLDTLIQEHPDVYAEVRGMGLLLGLRCAVPNTDVIAALRQKGLLAVGAGDNVVRLLPPLIITDAEIEKAIGILNSVAEDFRQAAE, translated from the coding sequence GTGAGTGATGCCTTGATGAACACCTACGCCCGTGCCGACATTGCATTCGAGCGCGGCGAAGGCCCCTATCTGATCACCCGGGAAGGGGATCGCTACCTGGATTTTGCCAGCGGCATTGCCGTAACGTCTCTGGGTCATGCGCATCCACACTTGGTCAAGGCCCTGCAGGAGCAGGCCGCACATTTCTGGCACTGCTCCAACCTGTTCCGCATTCCCGAGGGTGAGCGCCTGGCCGAGCGCCTAGTTGCAAACTCCTTTGCCGACCGTGTCTTCTTCTGCAATTCCGGTGTCGAGGCCTTCGAGGCAGCAACGAAGCTGGTCCGCAAGTACTTCGACGACAGGAACGAGCCGGATCGCTGGCAGGTGATCACCTGCAACGGCGCCTTCCATGGACGTTCCCTCACCGCAATTTCCGCGGCCGGCAACGAGAAGTACATGGCGGGCTTCGCACCACACGTCCCCGGGTTTACCCAAGTGGCCTTTGAAGACCCCGATGAACTGCGCGGCGCCATCACCGACGAAACCGCGGCCATCCTGGTGGAACCGATTCAGGGCGAAGGCGGTATTCGCGCCCCCCAACTGGACTATCTGCGAGCGCTCAGGAAAATCTGCGATGAAGCCGGACTGCTTCTGGTCTTCGACGAAATCCAGTGCGGCATGGGGCGCACGGGAACGCTCTTTGCCTATGAACAGGCCGGCATCGCTCCAGACATCATGATGCTGGCGAAGGGCTTGGGGGGCGGCTTTCCCATCGGCGCCCTCCTGGCCACGGAAGAGGTTTCCAGCTCCTTTGGTCCCGGCAACCACGGCACGACCTTCGGCGGCAATCCCCTGGCCATGGCCTGCGGCAATGCCGTGATGGACGTGATGCTGGAAGCAGGATTCCTGGAACAGGTACAGACGGTCAGCCACACCCTGCGCGGACAACTGGACACATTGATACAGGAACACCCGGACGTTTATGCCGAGGTACGCGGAATGGGATTGCTACTCGGCTTGCGCTGTGCGGTGCCCAATACGGATGTGATTGCGGCCCTGCGCCAGAAGGGTCTGCTGGCGGTCGGGGCGGGCGACAATGTTGTTCGCCTTCTCCCGCCGCTCATCATCACCGATGCCGAGATTGAAAAGGCGATTGGCATTCTGAATTCAGTGGCGGAAGACTTTCGTCAAGCGGCGGAGTAA
- a CDS encoding regulatory protein RecX, translating into MDGTRRQERDSDEKAKPKQRRQPRRITPGYLERAALFYLERYVSSEANLRRILRRKVKRSFEVHGGDFEQAERWIDELILRLRRNGFLDDAAYARGVARSLHRRGKSARAIEGKLREKGVEASQIETALMELEEEKPNSEFQAAVAFARRRRLGPFRERSMREERRERDLAALGRQGFSYALARCVIEAEDAEELEAILANEAGL; encoded by the coding sequence ATGGATGGCACAAGACGACAGGAACGAGATTCCGACGAGAAGGCAAAGCCGAAGCAAAGGCGCCAGCCGCGCCGGATAACGCCAGGTTATCTGGAACGGGCCGCGCTCTTCTATCTGGAGCGCTATGTGAGCTCAGAGGCCAATCTTCGGCGTATCCTGCGGCGCAAGGTGAAACGTTCTTTCGAGGTGCATGGCGGAGACTTCGAGCAGGCCGAGCGCTGGATTGACGAGCTGATCCTTCGCTTGCGGCGCAACGGTTTCCTGGACGATGCGGCCTATGCCCGTGGGGTGGCGCGGAGCCTGCACCGCAGGGGCAAGTCGGCGCGGGCCATCGAGGGCAAGCTGCGCGAAAAGGGGGTTGAGGCTTCGCAGATCGAAACGGCCCTCATGGAGCTGGAGGAAGAAAAGCCGAATTCAGAATTCCAGGCAGCTGTGGCTTTTGCCCGCCGACGGCGGCTTGGTCCCTTTCGTGAGAGATCTATGCGCGAGGAGCGCCGTGAGCGCGATCTTGCGGCACTGGGGCGCCAGGGCTTCAGCTATGCACTTGCCAGGTGCGTCATCGAAGCTGAGGATGCGGAGGAATTGGAGGCGATTCTGGCGAACGAAGCAGGACTGTAG
- a CDS encoding Hsp33 family molecular chaperone HslO, which translates to MSEEVRPVDYTPDDNLVQPFLIERTGIRGRYVRLGTVLDTILERANLPDPVASLLGELVALGSLLGSTLKYDGIFTLQVKADGALKTMVSDMTSSGSLRGYVGYDAEAVTQLRQEVGDQPEDIVEWLGDGYMAFTVDQGENSERYQGMVELQGPRLADSLRHYFRQSQQINAGILVAVRRTEEGWRGGAVLLERLPDSAKGDVTDISEEDWRRALILMSSCTEEELVDPSISAERLIFRLFHEDGVRVFESQKLDSNCRCSREKVLNVVCSLPEDQVRELSHEDGSVTMKCEFCNTDYHLTPQELDALLQSKGASET; encoded by the coding sequence ATGAGTGAAGAGGTACGTCCCGTCGACTACACGCCTGATGACAACCTGGTTCAGCCCTTCCTGATCGAGCGAACCGGCATCCGGGGACGCTATGTCCGTCTCGGAACTGTGCTCGATACCATCCTTGAGCGCGCAAATCTGCCGGATCCCGTCGCCTCACTGCTCGGGGAACTGGTGGCCCTGGGCAGCCTTCTGGGCAGCACCCTGAAGTACGACGGCATCTTCACGCTGCAGGTCAAGGCGGATGGTGCACTCAAGACAATGGTCAGCGACATGACCAGCAGTGGCAGCCTGCGCGGTTATGTCGGATATGATGCAGAGGCTGTGACGCAGTTGCGCCAGGAAGTAGGCGACCAACCGGAAGACATCGTGGAATGGCTGGGCGATGGCTACATGGCCTTCACCGTGGATCAGGGCGAGAACAGCGAACGCTATCAAGGCATGGTGGAACTGCAGGGCCCGCGCCTGGCAGATTCCCTGCGCCACTATTTTCGGCAGTCCCAACAGATCAATGCCGGCATCCTGGTCGCGGTCCGTCGCACCGAAGAGGGCTGGCGTGGTGGGGCCGTGCTGCTTGAACGCCTGCCGGACAGTGCCAAAGGCGATGTCACCGATATTTCTGAGGAAGACTGGCGCCGCGCCCTGATTCTCATGTCCAGCTGTACCGAGGAAGAGCTCGTCGATCCGTCCATCTCGGCGGAGCGGTTGATCTTCCGCCTGTTCCACGAGGACGGAGTCAGGGTTTTCGAGTCGCAGAAACTCGATTCCAACTGTCGCTGTTCACGAGAGAAGGTGCTGAACGTGGTTTGCTCGCTCCCTGAGGATCAGGTGCGCGAACTCAGTCATGAAGACGGCTCGGTTACCATGAAATGCGAGTTCTGCAACACCGACTATCATCTTACGCCGCAGGAGCTTGACGCGCTTTTGCAGAGTAAGGGCGCGTCAGAGACCTGA
- a CDS encoding DUF3576 domain-containing protein has product MKTSQLFRFFAVVSLSGLLLACSSTEREYDYPVETDRRGRTVYQSETEPGVFGTDGILLVGEREQDPQQGGGGSGIGVNAYLWRASLDTLSFMPLASADPFGGVILTEWYTPPETPDERFKVNIFILGRDLRADGVRATVFRQERDQNGSWVDAEVEPESNREIEDSILTRARELRIAGLN; this is encoded by the coding sequence ATGAAAACAAGCCAGCTCTTCCGGTTCTTTGCCGTTGTGAGTCTTTCCGGTCTGCTCCTCGCCTGCTCCTCCACGGAGAGGGAGTACGACTATCCTGTGGAAACGGACAGGAGAGGACGTACCGTCTATCAGTCCGAGACGGAGCCCGGGGTTTTCGGGACAGACGGTATCCTTCTAGTCGGCGAGCGCGAACAGGACCCTCAGCAAGGGGGCGGTGGCTCCGGGATTGGCGTGAATGCCTATCTCTGGCGCGCCTCGCTGGACACCCTGTCTTTCATGCCCCTGGCCTCGGCAGATCCCTTCGGAGGTGTGATCCTGACAGAATGGTACACGCCGCCCGAAACTCCGGATGAACGCTTCAAGGTCAACATCTTCATTTTGGGACGCGACCTGCGCGCAGACGGTGTACGCGCGACGGTCTTCCGTCAGGAACGCGACCAGAATGGAAGCTGGGTTGATGCCGAAGTAGAGCCGGAAAGCAATCGGGAGATCGAGGATTCCATCCTGACCCGTGCGCGTGAATTGCGTATTGCCGGCTTGAATTGA
- the leuS gene encoding leucine--tRNA ligase, whose protein sequence is MSRYNPKETETKWQKAWETADCFLTKTDPERPKYYVLEMFPYPSGRIHMGHVRNYTIGDVIARFKRARGFNVLHPMGWDAFGLPAENAAAERGVHPADWTYSNIDAMRSQLKSMGLSIDWSREFATCHPGYYSHQQALFLDFMQSGLIERRESWVNWDPVDQTVLANEQVIDGKGWRSGADIERRRLSQWFFRITAFSDELLEGLESLDRWPEKVRLMQQNWIGRSEGARVFFDIEGREAPLEVFSTRPDTLYGATFGALSPHHPLAAELAEQDPALKDFIAECDRLGTSEEAIEKADKRGYDTGLRMRHPLIEGKTLPLYVANFILVEYGTGAIFGCPAHDQRDLDFARKYGLDVIPVVRPKDVPSAEWSIENEAYTGEGVLCNSDFLDDLPVADAKRKVIERLEQDGHGQGTVQFRLRDWGVSRQRYWGCPIPVIHCPECGAVPVPKEQLPIELPRDVTFDKPGNPLDHHPTWKHVNCPRCGEAAQRDTDTMDTFVDSSWYFARFCSPRSEDTPLVRRDVDYWLPVDQYVGGIEHAILHLLYSRFFTRGLKKAGYLNVEEPFSGLFTQGMVCHETYRGQDGRWLGPEDVTRDSAGSLVDSSGNPVTVGRVEKMSKSKRNTVDPAEIISSYGADTARWFMLSDSPPDREMEWTDAGIEGAWRFTQRLWRLVREMTDDDVLPAAGSAAPKAFGEKALGLRRQVHKTIQGLTEDIEAFHFNKAVARLYELTNTLSSASASRNEDGMGWALREGCESLVRLIAPMMPHLAEELWQALGRDGLLAEQDWPMADTSLIQDETVTIAVQVNGKLRAKLQQPRDSEESVLREAALGDETVQRYLEGKQPRKVVVVPNRIVNVVL, encoded by the coding sequence ATGAGCCGTTATAATCCGAAGGAAACCGAAACCAAGTGGCAGAAAGCCTGGGAGACGGCCGACTGCTTCCTGACAAAGACGGATCCCGAGCGTCCCAAATACTACGTCCTTGAGATGTTTCCCTATCCGTCCGGGCGCATCCACATGGGACATGTGCGCAACTACACGATCGGGGATGTAATCGCGCGCTTCAAGCGGGCCCGTGGTTTCAATGTGCTCCATCCCATGGGGTGGGATGCCTTCGGACTTCCGGCCGAGAACGCAGCGGCCGAACGCGGCGTACACCCGGCCGACTGGACCTATTCCAACATCGACGCCATGCGTTCGCAGTTGAAGTCCATGGGACTGTCCATCGACTGGAGCCGAGAGTTTGCCACCTGCCACCCCGGCTATTACAGCCACCAGCAGGCCCTCTTCCTGGATTTCATGCAGTCTGGGCTGATCGAGCGCCGGGAATCCTGGGTCAACTGGGATCCCGTGGATCAGACCGTGCTGGCCAATGAACAGGTGATCGACGGCAAGGGCTGGCGCTCGGGTGCGGATATCGAGCGGCGCCGCCTTTCCCAGTGGTTTTTCCGCATCACCGCCTTCTCCGACGAACTTCTGGAGGGCCTGGAGAGTCTTGATCGCTGGCCCGAGAAGGTCCGGCTGATGCAGCAGAACTGGATCGGACGCTCGGAGGGCGCACGTGTCTTCTTCGATATCGAAGGCCGCGAAGCGCCCCTGGAAGTTTTCAGCACCCGTCCGGATACCCTGTATGGGGCCACCTTCGGGGCGCTTTCCCCTCATCACCCGCTTGCTGCCGAACTGGCTGAGCAAGATCCCGCTCTCAAGGATTTCATTGCCGAGTGCGATCGCCTGGGCACCAGTGAAGAGGCAATCGAGAAAGCGGACAAGCGCGGCTATGACACGGGCCTGCGTATGCGCCATCCCCTCATCGAGGGCAAGACACTGCCGCTCTACGTTGCCAACTTCATTCTTGTCGAATACGGCACCGGCGCGATTTTCGGCTGTCCCGCCCATGACCAGCGCGACCTGGACTTTGCCCGCAAATACGGCCTGGATGTCATTCCTGTGGTGCGCCCGAAGGACGTGCCGTCTGCCGAATGGAGTATCGAGAATGAAGCCTACACAGGCGAAGGCGTGCTCTGTAATTCCGATTTCCTGGATGACCTGCCGGTGGCGGATGCCAAGCGCAAGGTGATCGAGCGTCTGGAACAGGATGGCCATGGTCAGGGCACGGTTCAGTTTCGCCTGCGCGATTGGGGTGTTTCGAGACAGCGCTACTGGGGCTGTCCCATACCGGTCATTCACTGCCCCGAGTGTGGGGCCGTTCCGGTGCCCAAGGAGCAACTGCCCATAGAACTGCCCCGTGACGTTACCTTCGACAAGCCCGGCAATCCCCTGGATCATCACCCGACCTGGAAGCATGTAAACTGTCCTCGTTGCGGAGAAGCGGCCCAGCGGGATACTGATACCATGGACACCTTCGTGGATTCCTCGTGGTATTTTGCACGCTTTTGCAGCCCGCGTTCGGAGGATACACCCCTTGTTCGCCGGGATGTGGACTATTGGCTGCCGGTGGATCAGTACGTTGGTGGAATTGAGCATGCCATTCTTCACCTGCTCTATTCCCGCTTCTTCACGCGCGGCCTGAAAAAGGCAGGCTACCTGAATGTCGAGGAGCCCTTTTCCGGGCTGTTCACCCAAGGCATGGTCTGTCACGAAACCTATCGCGGACAGGATGGTCGCTGGTTGGGACCTGAGGACGTCACGCGCGATTCGGCGGGTTCACTTGTGGACTCCTCCGGCAACCCGGTCACAGTCGGCCGGGTCGAAAAGATGAGCAAATCCAAGCGCAACACTGTCGATCCAGCCGAGATCATTAGCAGCTATGGCGCTGATACGGCACGCTGGTTCATGCTGTCCGACAGCCCGCCGGATCGTGAAATGGAGTGGACGGACGCGGGCATTGAGGGCGCCTGGCGCTTTACTCAGCGTCTCTGGCGCCTGGTGCGCGAGATGACCGACGATGACGTGTTACCAGCAGCCGGTAGTGCGGCCCCGAAAGCCTTCGGTGAAAAGGCTCTTGGCCTGCGTCGACAGGTTCACAAGACAATCCAGGGCCTGACCGAAGACATCGAGGCCTTTCATTTCAACAAGGCTGTGGCCCGCCTCTATGAACTGACGAATACGCTGTCCTCAGCCTCGGCTTCGCGGAACGAAGACGGCATGGGCTGGGCGCTCCGCGAAGGTTGCGAGAGCCTGGTTCGCCTGATCGCGCCGATGATGCCGCATCTGGCTGAAGAGTTGTGGCAGGCCCTGGGTCGCGATGGCCTGCTGGCCGAGCAGGATTGGCCCATGGCGGATACCAGCTTGATTCAGGACGAAACGGTTACCATTGCCGTCCAGGTCAACGGCAAACTGCGCGCCAAGCTTCAGCAACCACGTGACAGTGAAGAAAGCGTGCTGCGTGAAGCCGCTCTAGGCGATGAAACCGTTCAACGCTATCTTGAGGGCAAGCAGCCGCGTAAAGTGGTTGTCGTGCCGAACCGGATCGTCAATGTCGTACTCTAG
- the lptE gene encoding LPS assembly lipoprotein LptE, giving the protein MSYSRKLFALAIVLTAGMLLAACSVRPLYAPGGMGETSQEAFSSIRIAPIPDREGQILHNKLRNLLNPYGQPSDPDYVLVVRLRESRDFTAVRRSETATRENLTIEANFALQDSQTRQDQTRGLAIGTVGYNVNPSGFATYVSEQDGKERALEGLAQEIRRRVGLYFAAREEGIGPDTHIQGPSPEAWSTYDEDDEDEATFQGDE; this is encoded by the coding sequence ATGTCGTACTCTAGGAAGCTCTTTGCGCTGGCAATCGTCCTGACGGCAGGAATGCTGCTTGCTGCCTGCTCCGTGCGGCCGCTTTATGCACCGGGCGGCATGGGAGAAACCAGCCAGGAGGCATTTTCTTCAATCCGCATAGCACCCATCCCGGACCGGGAAGGCCAGATCCTGCACAACAAGCTGCGCAACCTGCTCAATCCCTATGGACAACCCAGTGATCCAGACTATGTCCTGGTGGTCCGACTTCGGGAATCCCGAGACTTTACGGCCGTGCGGCGCAGTGAAACGGCGACCCGCGAGAACCTTACCATCGAAGCCAATTTTGCGCTTCAGGACAGTCAAACACGTCAAGACCAGACCCGTGGACTGGCCATTGGCACCGTCGGATACAACGTCAATCCATCAGGTTTCGCCACCTATGTTTCCGAACAGGACGGCAAGGAAAGGGCCCTGGAGGGACTTGCCCAGGAGATCCGCCGGCGCGTCGGGCTTTACTTCGCTGCCCGTGAGGAAGGTATCGGACCGGATACACATATACAGGGCCCCTCACCTGAAGCCTGGTCCACCTATGACGAGGATGACGAGGACGAAGCCACGTTCCAGGGCGATGAGTAA
- the argF gene encoding ornithine carbamoyltransferase, producing the protein MSSASETGLRHFLDLDTFSSEELRKILDLGKACKSGRAGAEKPLAGKSLAMIFEKPSTRTRVSFEVGIRQLGGEPIVLEPSGSQLGRGETVADTARVLSRYVDAIMIRTTKEEKLLELAEFATVPVINGLTDRTHPCQLMADVMTFEEHLGPIEGKTVVWSGDGNNMATSWIHAAVRFGFELRLACPAALSPPREVVAWGQQEGGQILVTDDVKSAMQDADCVVTDTWVSMGDDVGDSMRRHNLLKPFQVTEDLLALAKEEAIFMHCLPAHREQEVTTAVIDGPRSAVWDEAENRLHAQKGILLWCLA; encoded by the coding sequence ATGTCCAGCGCAAGTGAAACCGGACTGCGTCACTTTCTTGACCTTGATACCTTCTCGTCGGAGGAACTGCGGAAAATCCTGGACCTGGGCAAGGCCTGCAAATCCGGACGCGCCGGAGCGGAGAAACCGCTGGCCGGAAAGTCCCTGGCCATGATCTTCGAAAAACCCTCGACACGAACCCGTGTCTCCTTCGAGGTCGGCATACGCCAGTTGGGCGGTGAGCCCATAGTTCTGGAACCCAGCGGATCACAGCTCGGTCGCGGTGAGACGGTTGCCGACACGGCACGTGTGCTCTCCCGCTATGTGGATGCCATCATGATCCGTACCACCAAGGAAGAAAAGCTGCTGGAGCTTGCGGAATTTGCCACGGTCCCGGTGATCAATGGCCTAACCGACCGCACGCACCCCTGTCAGTTGATGGCAGATGTCATGACCTTCGAAGAGCACCTGGGACCCATCGAGGGGAAAACCGTCGTCTGGTCGGGTGACGGCAACAACATGGCAACCTCGTGGATTCATGCAGCGGTTCGCTTTGGATTCGAGTTGCGTTTGGCCTGCCCGGCCGCTCTTTCACCGCCGCGCGAGGTCGTGGCCTGGGGACAGCAGGAAGGCGGCCAGATCCTGGTCACCGACGATGTGAAGTCTGCCATGCAGGACGCCGATTGCGTCGTCACCGATACCTGGGTGTCCATGGGCGATGATGTCGGCGATTCCATGCGCCGCCACAATCTTCTCAAGCCATTCCAGGTCACCGAGGACCTGTTGGCCCTGGCCAAGGAAGAAGCCATATTCATGCACTGCCTGCCTGCGCATCGCGAACAGGAGGTGACCACTGCTGTCATAGATGGCCCGCGTTCCGCTGTTTGGGACGAAGCTGAAAACCGTTTGCACGCGCAGAAAGGAATCCTGCTCTGGTGTCTGGCATGA
- a CDS encoding ABC transporter permease yields MHRLSSGPNWRGLWALLRRGMVRYLRSLPEMAGGTAGMGLLFLLVFSVALPDGTTFQPGVDALQFLVPGLIAWGMFSSAFDNVGFPLLFDRMEGMIQDIMMAPLSPLERLAGYVLPGVCCGLVTGAIMLGLFSIFIDIPLSTPWRSAGFALVGCVLFSLIGSLTGLWAEKWDQFALVENFLVLPLGLLSGAFFTLDSLPDTGQLAILGNPVFHIIDGFRGGFTGTTESSGWLGPLLSLMPSMLLFYFTWRLFARGYRMTV; encoded by the coding sequence TTGCACAGGCTGTCTTCCGGTCCCAACTGGCGCGGTCTCTGGGCACTTCTGCGACGTGGGATGGTGCGTTATCTGCGCAGCCTGCCCGAGATGGCCGGTGGAACAGCGGGCATGGGCCTGCTTTTCCTGCTGGTCTTCTCTGTGGCATTGCCGGACGGCACGACCTTTCAGCCCGGTGTTGACGCCCTGCAGTTCCTGGTTCCCGGCCTGATCGCCTGGGGCATGTTTTCTAGCGCCTTCGACAACGTCGGTTTTCCTCTGCTGTTCGATCGCATGGAAGGCATGATTCAGGACATCATGATGGCACCGCTTTCACCGCTGGAACGCCTGGCCGGCTATGTCCTGCCAGGTGTCTGCTGCGGCCTGGTGACCGGCGCGATCATGCTGGGCCTCTTTTCCATCTTCATCGATATACCCCTGTCCACACCCTGGCGCAGCGCCGGTTTCGCACTTGTCGGCTGTGTCCTCTTTTCCCTGATCGGCAGTCTGACCGGACTCTGGGCCGAAAAGTGGGACCAGTTCGCACTGGTGGAGAATTTCCTGGTTCTGCCCCTGGGCCTCCTCTCTGGTGCCTTCTTCACGTTGGACAGCCTGCCCGATACGGGCCAGCTGGCCATTCTCGGCAATCCTGTCTTCCACATCATCGACGGCTTTCGCGGCGGCTTTACCGGAACCACGGAGAGCAGTGGTTGGCTCGGTCCTCTGCTGAGCCTGATGCCGAGCATGCTCCTGTTCTATTTCACCTGGCGTCTCTTTGCGCGGGGCTACCGCATGACCGTCTGA